The following is a genomic window from Candidatus Rokuibacteriota bacterium.
ATGCCGGAGGCAGGCCCGCCACGAGGCGAGGCCCGACGCAGTTCGAGCCGAGAGGCGGCGGCCATGCCGGAGGCAGGCCCGCCACGAGGCGAGGCCCGACGCAGTTCGAGCCGAGAGGCGGCGGCCATGCCGGAGGCAGGCCCGCCACGAGGCGAGGCCCGAGTTGATCCAGCTTCGGGAGGTGAGTTGGTTGCGTTTGGTGGTGGCGTCGGCTAGACTCGCTGAATAGCGGGTTGCTCGCTTCGGGAGGACATCATGAATCGCCCCATTGCCTACGACAAGCTGGCGCGGGAGGAGCGCTTTATCCGGATGCGGGGCCGCCGCGTCGCCGAGGTCAAGGTGGAGCAGGGCCTGCCCCCGTTCCCCGACCTGTCCAGCCGCGAGTCGATCAAGGAGCGGGTGCACGGGATCCTCGTGGGCGAGCTGCAGGCCATGGAGGGAGCCGGGCGGACCGTGTGCGACTTTCCCGACGCGCCGTGGGAGTTCACCATGGACATGGCCCGGCAGGCGTGGGACGAGTCCCGCCACGTCGAGATCTACATCCGGCTCCTCGAGCACCTGGGCGGCTACGTCGGTGAGTTCCCCGAGACCACGATCCTCTGGCGCTGCGCGTGCGCCGAGGACGCCGCAGCCCGGGTGGCGGGCGTGAACCGGGGGCTCGAGGGGCTCGCCTGCGACGTGTTCAACCAGCTCATTCACATCGCGCGGAAGGTCGGCGACCCGATCCTGGAGCACGCCGTGGACTTCGTGCTGGCCGACGAGATCACCCACGTGCGCATGGGGTCCCGGTGGCTGAACGAGTTGACCAAGGACGATCCGGAGCGCCGGAAGCGAGCCGTCGAGTTCCAGGAGACCATCGACGAGCGGTTCAACCTCGGCGGGCTGCGGCGGGAAGGGGACCACGAGGAGGTGCCCATCTCGATCGCGACCGAAGCCCGGAAGCTGGCAGGCTTCACCGATGAGGAGATCGCCCGTCTGATCAAGACCACCCAGCGCTCGCCCGTCTATTGAGCGATGGCGGTGCATCCGCTCGCCGGCTTTCTCTCGGTTGAGGAGTCCGCCGGGCGCATCCGCCACTACCGCTACGCGGAGGAGCGGATGATGCGGGTGCTGGGCGGCTGGATCGCTCTCACCCCCGAGCTGTCAGCCAAGCTCCTGCTGGGTCGCCACGTCTGGGACTGCGCCCAGCATGCTGACCTGTGGGGGAAACGGCTGGCCGAGCTGCGGGCTCCGGCCCAGGTGTCCGAGCCGCCCAACGAGGCCTTCGTTCGCTTCATGGACCGGCTGGAGAGCCCGGAGGAGTTCCACCAGACACCGGAGCGGCTCGTGGGCGTTTACCGGGTGCTGAAGCCCCACCTCCTCGCGACCTATGAGGAGCACGTCGGCCGCGCCAACGCGGTGTACGAGCCCCCCACCCGCCGGATCCTCCAGCGGACGATCGATGACGAGCGGCGCCACATCACGGCCGGCAGCATGGTGCTCTCGCACGTCCTCACGACGCCCGAGCTGCAGGAGCGCGCGCGGGGCTGGCAGCGGGAGCTGGAAGGGCTGCTCGAGGAGGCCGGCGGTGTCTCGGGCCGAGGGACGGCATCCCCCGCGCCTGCCGATGCGGTCCCGGACGCTGCCGGGATCGCTCAGGATCTCGTTTCGCTGGAGCGGCCGGTTGGGCGCTGGCCGATTCCGCCCGAGCTTGAGGCTTCCGTCGAGGCCCACGCGCGACATCTCGTGAGCAGGGACCTTCGAGCCCTCGAGCCCGATTTCGCCGCGAGCTACCGGGACACCGGTATGGCCGTGTACGCGTCGCTCGCCGCGACCGCTTTCGCCCGTCACCGGGTCGTCGGCTTCGCCACGCTCGGCGGCCAGCGCCTGGTCAAGGTCCGGCTGGAAGGGCCGGCCCGGATCGCCGTGCTTCAGCTCCGCTGGGGCGACCAGGACGGCCGGTGGCAGGTGCTCGAGGCCGAGGTCGTGAGGACCGAGGGGAACTCCGGATCTTAGGGTTGCGTTCCCACGCGTTCACCCGTCGCGATGCCCGTCTGCCCGCCCGCCGCCGCGCCGGCCCGTCCCCGAAACTGATCCGATGCCCTGCACCGCGATCATCGACCAAGGAGCCCCCGATGCCTGAACCGGTCAAGGCCCCGATCACCGGTGTCGTCTTCCAGGTGGTGACCAAGGCGGGCGAGCGGCTCGCCGCAGGCGCCCCGATCGTCGTCCTCGAGTCCATGAAGATGGAGATCCCCGTGGAGGCGCCGCGGGCCGGAACCGTGGTCGAGGTGAACGTCACGGAGGGACAGACGGTGCAGGAGGGCGACACGGTCGCGCTCCTGGACTAGCGGTTCGAGCCGAGGGACGTCGGCCATGCCGGGAGGCAGGCCCGTCACGAGGCGAGGCCCGAGAAGGAGGCACGAGATGGACCTCGCGAGGTTCCGGGCTCTGTTCGAGTACACCCGGTGGGCGAACCGGAGGCTCTTTGACCAGGTGGCGGCCCTTCCGGCCGCCGAGGCCGAGCGGGCGATCGGCACCCAGTTCAGCGTGCCGACGCTCAAAGGGATGCTGGCCCACATCCTCGGCGCCGAGGTGACCTGGCTGAAGCGCTGGCAGGGCGAGTTCCCGTCGTCCCTTCTCTCGGGGAAAGACTTCCCCGACCTGGCCTCCCTCCGCGTCCGCTGGGACGAGCACGACGCGAGGATGGAGGCGTTCCTGGCGAGCCTCACGGAGACGGATCTCGCGCGGGAGATCCACTACCGCAACACGGAGGGGAAGCCCTTCCGGCTCCCGCTCTGGGCCCTCCTGCACCACGTGGCCAACCACGGCACCCATCACCGGAGCGAGGTGGCCACCATGCTGACCATCGTCAAGGGTTCGCCCCCGGATACCGGTCTGGTGACCTACCACCTCGTCCGGTCCGGGCAGATGTCCTAGACTTGGAGCCTGATCTCATAAGCGCGTTCGAGCGCCGGCTCCGCCGGCGCAAC
Proteins encoded in this region:
- a CDS encoding DUF455 family protein, producing MNRPIAYDKLAREERFIRMRGRRVAEVKVEQGLPPFPDLSSRESIKERVHGILVGELQAMEGAGRTVCDFPDAPWEFTMDMARQAWDESRHVEIYIRLLEHLGGYVGEFPETTILWRCACAEDAAARVAGVNRGLEGLACDVFNQLIHIARKVGDPILEHAVDFVLADEITHVRMGSRWLNELTKDDPERRKRAVEFQETIDERFNLGGLRREGDHEEVPISIATEARKLAGFTDEEIARLIKTTQRSPVY
- a CDS encoding biotin/lipoyl-binding carrier protein: MPEPVKAPITGVVFQVVTKAGERLAAGAPIVVLESMKMEIPVEAPRAGTVVEVNVTEGQTVQEGDTVALLD
- a CDS encoding DinB family protein, with the protein product MDLARFRALFEYTRWANRRLFDQVAALPAAEAERAIGTQFSVPTLKGMLAHILGAEVTWLKRWQGEFPSSLLSGKDFPDLASLRVRWDEHDARMEAFLASLTETDLAREIHYRNTEGKPFRLPLWALLHHVANHGTHHRSEVATMLTIVKGSPPDTGLVTYHLVRSGQMS